The Bacteroidales bacterium genome segment ACCACCTCAATAAGCATGAGTTCAATGATAGCGAGGTTTTGCAGCAGGAAAACCAGTCCTATAAATATCAAATTGAATAAAAGGATGGTAATGGTGGTTTTGCGGTGGGAGTCGAATAAGTGCAGCAACCGGTGATGTACATGCTGTTTGTCCGGATTAAAGGGGGATTTTCCCCGGAGCACCCGGAGCAAAAATACCCTTAACGTATCGAACAGCGGTACGATGAGTATGCCAAAAGACACAGCAGGGGCGGAGGATATATTCATCTTCTGCCCCACCAGATTGAGCTCGTTAAAATGTACGATGAGATATGCCAGGCCAAAACCCAGTATGAGCGATCCTGTATCACCCATGAAAATTTTGTTTTCTCCCTTCGAGACGTTAAAAAGGAAAAATCCGAGATAAGCCCCGGTAATGGCTACACTGATTATGGCCAACTGGTATTGTCCGATATAGTAGAACCATATACCCAGTGCCAGGGAAGTGAGTATTCCGATGCCTGCCGCCAGTCCGTCGATGCCGTCGATCAGGTTAAAACTGTTGGTGATTACTATGACCACAAATATGGTAAGCAGACTCCCTATGATTGGACTGATCTGATAGATACCCAGAAAGCCATGAAGATTGGTAAAATATACATCGCCGAGAAATACCACCAAACCTGCTGCTGCAACCTGTCCGAGCAGTTTTTTGTAAGGATCGATCACCAGAATATCATCCTTCAGGCCGATG includes the following:
- a CDS encoding undecaprenyl/decaprenyl-phosphate alpha-N-acetylglucosaminyl 1-phosphate transferase; this encodes MELTDPLINTSLTFLIAVAITVISIPTIVKVAKIKQLVDIPNGRTSHNGMIPSLGGFATFTAISIAILTLANFQINPYSQYFLGGILIIFFIGLKDDILVIDPYKKLLGQVAAAGLVVFLGDVYFTNLHGFLGIYQISPIIGSLLTIFVVIVITNSFNLIDGIDGLAAGIGILTSLALGIWFYYIGQYQLAIISVAITGAYLGFFLFNVSKGENKIFMGDTGSLILGFGLAYLIVHFNELNLVGQKMNISSAPAVSFGILIVPLFDTLRVFLLRVLRGKSPFNPDKQHVHHRLLHLFDSHRKTTITILLFNLIFIGLVFLLQNLAIIELMLIEVVIAGIFSYLPVMIIRKKENRPILSFDSDWMIHPEILNNGKHQEQAKTTYTRIDV